GACGGGGGCGAGGTGGTCGTCGCCCTCGTGCGACTCGACGAGGATCATGCGCCGGGACCCGGCTGCCCGCCGCCGAGCGCCCGCAGCGCGGCCGCGACCTGCGCGAGCGCCTGCGACGCGACCTCGGCGGCCTGCGCGGCCGCGGCGAGCAGCGCGGCCGTCGGGTCGGCCGGTGCCGCCGGCTCGTACGCGGCGGCCGACGCGGCGTGGTGGGGCGTCGCGAGCGCGAACGGCAGGCCGCCTCCCGGCGGCACGACCGGCGGGATGCCGCCGCCGAGGCCGCCGGGCGGGTCGAACGCGTTCTTGGGCGGGTCCACGAGCTGCTTCGGCGGGTCCGTGAGCTGCTTGGGCGGGTCGACGACCTGCTTGGGCGGGTCGAACACGTGCTTGGGGTCGAGGAGCTGCTTGGGGTCGAGCAGGTGCTTGGGCGGGTCGACGAACGGCTTGTGGTCGTCCCGGAGCTTCTTGAAGCCCGACTGGTCGTCGAGCGGCTTCTTGAACCCGACCGGGTCGTCGGTGAGCTTCTTGACGTTCGGCTGCGGTGCGGGCGGGTACAGGGTGCGGGCGGCGGCGATGTCGCCGTCCGACAGCCGCAGGCGCTGACCGATCGCGACGCCGGCCTGCACGGGCACGATCGTGGGCTGCCCGTTGGTCGAGAACGCCGTGGCGGGGTAGTGCATGATCGAGCCGTAGTCGTAGTCGCCGATGTCGTCGCCGTCGGTGATGTGCTGGTCGAAGTTGTGCACGTAGCCGGGGTCGACGTTCGCGAGCACGACGGTGACGAAGCTGTCGCGGTCCTCGCGGCTCTGCTCGTGCCACAGGCCGATCGCGTGCCCGATCTCGTGGATCGCGTTGCCGGTGGTGCAGCCGCTGCCCAGCGACAGGTCCTGGCGCCCGCCGACCATGCCGACGGCCGACCAGCAGCCGCCGCCGTCGAGGAAGCGGACGTAGTTCGGGTAGGTGCCCGCGTTCGCGGCGGTGCGCTCCACGAACCGGAGAGGTGTGTGCTGCTCCCAGTGCGCGATCGCGTCGGTGACGCGGTGCTGGTCCGGCAGTGCGGGGTCGATCTCGTACGGCACGGTCGCGTTCGGCCAGCGGTAGCGGCTGCCGGTGATGGCGACGCCGAACGACACGTCGTCGCCGCGGGCGCGGGCGGCGTCGAGGTCGGCGTGCCGGCCGAGCACGATGTCCCCCTCGAAGATCGCGAGGTCGCCGACCTTCGCGTAGGTGACCTCCTTCTCGGCGAACCCGACACCGCTGATGACGGTCGTGCCGGTGTCGACCGACGACCGCTCCTCGGGGCGGTCGGGCGTACCCGCGGTGGGCTCGCTGCGACGGCGGCCGCCGCCTCCCGATCCGGAGCTGCTCTTCGTGGCCATGGTCGGTGCCTTCCCCTGGCGCACGGGCCCGGGCGGCCCGCGCCTCTGCGGACCAGGAGCCGGGCGAAGCGCTGTGAGATACGTCACAGCGCTACGGTGGGCCGGTGACGGCGGGCGACGGCGGACCGGCGACCGCGCGCGACGGGGGAGCGCGCGTGCGGGTCCGCGTCACGCTGCCCGGCACCGGCCAGGCGACGTCGATCCCCTCGGTGCTCGTCACGGTCGAGGACGTGACACGCGCCGACGCCCGAGCCGAACGCGTCGGCGAGCGGCTGCTGCGCGACGTGGACGTCCCGCCGGCCGGGACGGCGCTCGACGTCGACGTCCCCACGACGACCGGTCCCGACCCGCGCCGCCGGTTCGTCGTCCGTGCCCGCGCGGGAGCCGACGCCGACGCGCGTGCGTTCGGCCCCGGTGACCTCGTCTCCGTCACGGCCGTCCCCGTGCGCCTCGACGGCACCGACGACGTCGAGCTCGCCCTCCGCCCCGTCTGAGCGTCGCGCGCCGCCGCCCCACCCGCCCCGTGCCCTGGCATCATCGGCGCCCATGACGACGACGTCACCCGCCGCGCACGTGCCGCGGCGCACCGTGGTGGGCTACGCCGCGGGCTCCGTCGGCACCGGCGGGTTCGGCACCCTGCCCGGTCTCGTGCTGGCCTACTACCTGACCGACACGCTCGGCGTCGCGGCCGGGCTCGCGTCCCTCGTCGTCACCGTCCCGAAGCTGTGGGACGTCGTGATCGACCCGTTCGTCGGCGCCCGCTCCGACGCGTCCGCCGCCCGGCACGGCAGCCGGAGGCGCTACCTGTGCGCGGGCGCGCTGACCCTGCCGCCGCTGTTCGCGGCCGTGTTCGCCGCACCCGCGGCGCTCGCGGGCGTCCCGGCGGCGGCGTGGGTCGTGGTGTGGTTCGTCGCAGCGGCGACGGCGTTCAGCCTGTTCCAGGTCCCGTACATCGCGCTGCCGGCCGAGATCGCGTCCACCTCGGCCGAGCGCACGCGCCTCCTCGCCCCCCGGATCGCGGTGCTCGCCGTCGCGATCCTCGCCTTCGGCGCGGGCGGCCCGCTGGTCCGCGACGCCGCGGGCGGCGGGCGCACCGGCTACCTCGTCATGGGCGTCGTGTGCGGCGCCGTGCTCGGGCTCGGCATGCTCGGCGCGTGGTGGGGCGCACCCCGCCGCGCCGCCGTCGCCGCACCCGACGGCGGCCTCCCCGTCGCCCCGCGGCCCCGCGTCCGCGGCGACGCCCTCCGCCTCGGGCTCGGTGCCCTGCGGGAGGTGCCCGCCTTCCGGTGGCTGCTCGCGACGTTCGTGCTCCAGGCGCTCGCCACCGGGGCCATGCTCGCGTGCGCGCCGTACGTCGCGACCTACGTCCTCGGGTCCGAGGGCGCCGTCACCGTCCTGTTCGCCGCGCTCGTCGCCCCGGCGCTGCTCGTCATGCCGTTCGCGACCCGCGTCGCGCGGCGGCTCGGCAAACGCGGCGGGTACGCCGCCGCGTCCGCGCTGTTCGTGCTCGCGACCCTCGCGCTGCTGCCGATGCGGTGGGCACCCGGGCCGTGGGTCTACGCCCTGGTCGCCGTCGCCGGCGTCGCCTACGCCGGCATGCAGCTGTTCCCCCTCGCGATGCTGCCCGACGTCGCCGCGGTCGACGCCCGCGAGCGCGGCACCGACCGCGCGGGCGTCCTCGGCGGCGTCTGGACGGCCGCCGAGACGGCCGGCCTCGCGCTCGGGCCCACGCTCGTGCTGGCCGTGCTCGCGCTCACCGGGTTCGTGTCCCGCGAGGGCGGTGCGCTCGTCGACCAGCCCGCGGCCGCGGTGACCGGCATCGCGCTCGCGTTCAGCCTGCTGCCCGCCGCCCTCACCGCCGCGAGCGTCGTCACCCTCGGCAGGTACCGGCTCACCGAGGCCGACGTCGACGCCCCGACCAGCGGGGCCGTCGCGTGAGCGCGCCCTGGGCCGCCCGCCCGGGCGACGACGTCCTCGCCGACCTCGCCGACCTCCGCCGCGCCGACCCGCCCACGCACGGCGGGCGCGTCCTGTCGTACGTCTACGACTCCGGCCGCGCCGACCTCGACGACGTCGCCGCGCGCGCCGTCACGCTCTTCCTCCCGGTCAACGGCCTCGACCCCACGACCTTCACGTCCGTCGCCGCCCTCGAGAGCCGCCTGGTCGCCCGCGCGCGCGACGTCCTGCACGGCGGCCCGGACACCGTCGGCTCGGTCACCACCGGCGGCACCGAGTCCTGCCTGCTCGCCGTGAAGTCCGCGCGCGACACCTGGCGCGCCGCCGACCCGTCCCGCGCGCACGCCCGCCCCACCCTCGTGCTGCCCACGACCGCCCACCCCGCGTTCCACAAGGCCGCCGCCTACCTCGACCTCGACGTGGTCGCCGTGCCCGTCGACCCCGACCGCGGCACCCCCGACGCCGCCGCCGTCCTCGCCGCCCTCGACGAGCGCACCGCCCTCGTCGTCGTCAGCGCCCCCAGCTACCCCTTCGGCGTCGTCGACCCGGTCGCCGAGGTCGCCGCCGGAGCCGCCGCCCGCGGCGTCGCGTGCCACGTCGACGCCTGCATCGGCGGCTGGGTGCTGCCCTGGTGGGGCCACGACGTCCCCGCGTGGGACCTCGCCGTCGACGGCGTCACCTCGATCTCCGCCGACCTCCACAAGTACGGCTTCGCCCCCAAGGGCGCCTCCGTCGTCCTCTACCGCGACCCCGCACGCCACCGCGCGCAGCACTTCGCGACCACCGCGTGGCCCGGGTACCCCGTCGTCAACCCCACCGTCCTCGGGTCCCGCTCCGCCGGCGGGCTCGCCGCCGCCTGGGCCGTCCTCGAGACCCTCGGCCACGACGGCATCGCCACGCTCGTCGCGCGCACCCGGGACGCCACCGCACACCTGCACGACGCCGCCACCGCCACGCGCGGGCTGCGCGTCGTCGGCCGCCCCACCGGCCCGCTGCTCGCGCTCGCCACCGACGACACCGCGCCCGCCGCCGACCGCGTCGACCCGTTCCACCTCGTCGACGCCCTGCGCCACCGCGGCTGGCTCGCCCAGGCCCAGCCCGCCCTCACCCAGCCCGACGGCACCGTCCTGCCCCGCACCGCGCACCTCACGATCACCCCCGTGACCCAGCACGTCGCCGACGACCTCGCCGCCGCCCTCGACGACGCCGCCACCGCCGTCCGCGGACGCGCCCCCGCCACCCCCGACCCCGCCCTCGCGCAGCGCGTCCTCACCGACGGCCTCCCGCCGGACCTCGCCGGCGTCATGGCCACCCTCGAGGCGCTCCCGCCCGACGTCGTCCGGCCGCTGCTCGTCGAGGTCCTCGCCCGCGCCGTCGCACCCCGCCTATGACGCGCGTCACGCGCCCGCCGCGCGCGTGAGACACCACCCCACCCCGCCCCGACCTCAGGGTTAGGATCGGCCGACAGCGTCCTTTAAGACCCGTCCCGTGAGGCGGGGAAGGAGTCCGCATGAGCACAGGCACGCCCGCGTCCAGCGGCAGCCTCGAGCACGCGAACGTCGTGCTCGGCGCCCCCGAGATCGGCAGGGCGCTCACCCGCATCGCCCACGAGATCCTCGAGCGCAACAAGGGCGGCGACGACGTCGTCCTCCTCGGCATCCCGACCCGCGGCCTCCCGCTCGCGCGCCGCCTCGCCCAGCGCCTCGCCGACGTCGAGCCCGGCCTCGACCCGGCCGCACTCGCGGGCAGCCTCGACGTGACGATGTACCGCGACGACCTGGCCCACCAGCCGACCCGGACGATCGGCGCGACCGACATCCCGGGCGGCGGCCTCGACGGGCGCGTCGTGGTCCTCGTCGACGACGTCCTCTACTCGGGGCGCACGATCCGCGCGGCGCTCGACGCGATCAGCGACCTCGGCCGCCCGCGCGCGGTGCAGCTCGCCGCGCTGGTCGACCGCGGGCACCGCGAGCTGCCGATCCGGGCGGACTACGTCGGCAAGAACCTGCCGACGTCCACGACCGAGCGCGTGCGCGTGCTGCTCGAGGAGACCGACGGCCGCGACGCCGTCGTCATCGACGGGGGGACCCGATGAGGCACCTGCTGTCCGCGTCGGACCTCGACGTCCGCGACGCGGTGCGCATCCTCGACACGGCCGGGCAGATGGCCGCGACGCAGGCGCGCGAGATCAAGAAGCTCCCGACGCTGCGCGGCCGCACGGTCGTCAACCTGTTCTTCGAGGACTCGACGCGCACGCGCATCTCGTTCGAGACGGCCGCGAAGCGGCTGAGCGCCGACGTCATCAACTTCTCCGCCAAGGGGTCGAGCGTCTCCAAGGGCGAGTCGCTCAAGGACACCGCGCTGACGCTGCAGGCGATGGGCGCCGACGCGGTCGTCATCCGGCACCAGGCGTCGGGTGCGCCGCACACGCTCGCGCACGCGGGCTGGACGTCGGGGGCCGTCGTCAACGCGGGCGACGGCACGCACCAGCACCCGACGCAGGCGCTGCTCGACGCGTACACGCTGCGCCGCCACCTGGTCGGCGACGGCGGCCGCTCGGACGCGTCCGGCCAGGACCTCGCGGGCCTGCGCGTCGCGATCGTGGGCGACGTGCTGCACAGCCGCGTCGCGCGGTCGAACGTGCAGCTGCTCCACACGCTCGGCGCGCACGTCACGCTCGTCGCACCGCCCACGCTCGTGCCGGTCGGCGTCGAGGCGTGGCCCGCGCGGGTCTCGTACCACCTGGACGAGGTCATCGCCGACGACAAGCCGGACGCGGTCATGATGCTGCGCGTCCAGCGCGAGCGGATGTCGAGCGCGGGCGGCGGGTTCTTCCCGAGCCCGCTCGAGTACACCCGCGGGTACGGGCTCGACGCACGCCGCATCGCCGCGCTCCCGGAGCACGCGATCGTCATGCACCCCGGACCGATGAACCGCGGGCTGGAGATCTCCGCCGACGCCGCTGACTCGCCGCGTGCGGTGATCGTCGAGCAGGTCGCCAACGGGGTCGCCGTGCGCATGGCCGTGCTGTACCTGCTGCTCGCGGGCGAGTCGCCCGCGCCGACGACGAAGGTGGACGCGTGAACCCCCGGTACCTGCTGACGTCCGTCGCCCCGCTGGGCGCGGACCCCGTCGACGTCCTGCTCGCGGACGGCGTCGTCGCCGCGATCGGTGCGGACGCCCGCGCGCAGGCCGGCGACGACGCGGTCGAGATCGACGGCGCCGGCCTCGTCCTGCTGCCCGGCCTCGTCGACCTGCACACGCACCTGCGCGAGCCCGGCCGCGAGGACGCCGAGACGATCCGCACCGGCACGCGCGCCGCGGCGCTCGGCGGCTTCACGGCCGTGCACGCGATGGCCAACACGTCCCCGACGCAGGACACCGCGGGCGTCGTCGAGCAGGTGTGGCGGCTCGGCCGCGAGGCCGGCTGGGTCGACGTGCACCCCGTCGGCGCCGTGACCGTCGGACTGGCGGGGGAGCAGCTCGCCGAGCTCGGCGCGATGGCCCAGTCCGAGGCCGCCGTGCGCGTGTTCTCCGACGACGGCAAGTGCGTGCACGACCCCGTGCTGATGCGCCGCGCGCTCGAGTACGTCAAGGCGTTCGACGGCGTCGTCGCGCAGCACGCGCAGGAGCCGCGGCTCACCGAGAACGCGCAGATGAACGAGGGCGTCGTGTCGGCCGAGCTCGGCCTGACCGGCTGGCCGTCCGTGGCCGAGGAGGCGATCATCGCCCGCGACGTGCTGCTCGCCGAGCACGTCGGGTCGCGCCTGCACGTCTGCCACCTGTCGACGGCCGGGTCCGTCGAGATCGTGCGCTGGGCCAAGTCGCGCGGCATCGACGTGACGGCCGAGGTCACCCCGCACCACCTCGTGCTCACCGACGACCTGGCCCGCGGCTACGACCCGGTGTTCAAGGTCAACCCGCCGCTGCGGACCGAGGCGGACGTCGAGGCCGTCCGCGCGGGCCTGGCCGACGGGACGATCGACATCGTCGCGACCGACCACGCGCCGCACACGCGCGAGGACAAGGACTGCGAGTGGGCCGCCGCCGCGTTCGGCATGACCGGCCTGGAGACCGCGCTGTCGGTCGTGCAGCAGACGATGGTCGACACCGGTCGCCTGACCTGGGCCGACGTCGCGCGCGTGCTGTCGACCGCGCCCGCCCGGATCGGCCGCGTCACCGACCACGGACGCCCGATCGAGGTCGGCGAGCCCGCCAACCTCGTCCTGTGGGACCCCGCGGCGCGCCGCACGGTCGACCCGGGGGAGCAGGCCACCAAGGCCGTCAACTCGCCGTTCCGCGGGCGCGAGCTGCCCGGCTGCACCGTCGCGACGTTCCTGCGCGGCCGCGCGACCGTGCTCGACGGTGCCCCGTGCGACGAGGACGTGGTCCGCTGATGCGCACCGCGCTCGCCGTCGCCGGGTGCGTCGCGCTCGCGCTGCTCGCGCTGTGGGGCATGCGCTCGGGCTGGCTCGCCCGACGACGACGCACCGAGGAGGTCGTCACGTCGCTGCCGGTCGAGCCCGCCGACCTGGGGGAGACCCGGTTCGGTCCCGTGGAGGCGCTCTACGTGTCCTCGACGCGGGCCGGCGACTGGCTCGACCGCGTCGTCGCGCACGACCTCGGCGTCCGCAGCCCGGCCGTCGTGGAGGTCCACGACGCGGGCGTCCGGATCACCCGGACCGGCGCGACCGACGTCTTCGTGCCGACGGACACCCTGCGCGCGGCCGGCACCGCCCCCGGCATCGCGGGCAAGGTCGTCGGCGGCGACGGGCTCGTCGTCCTCACCTGGCAGCCCGACCCCGACGACCCGCGCGGCCTCGACACCGGCCTGCGCCCCCGGCACGCCGCCGACCGCCCCGCGCTGGTCGCCGCCGTCGCCGCCCTGATCGACCACACGCCCGGTGCCACGACCGGGCAGGAGGAGAAGTCATGACCGACGCAGTGCTCGTCCTCGAGGACGGCAGGACGTTCGCCGGGCAGGCGTACGGCGCCACCGGCCGGACCCTCGGCGAGATCGTCTTCAACACCGGGATGACCGGCTACCAGGAGACCCTGACCGACCCGTCGTACCACCGGCAGATCGTCGTCATGACGGCGCCGCACATCGGCAACACCGGCGTCAACGACGAGGACCCCGAGTCCGGCCGCATCTGGGTCGCCGGGTACGTCGTGCGCGACCCCGCGCGCCGGTCGTCGAGCTGGCGCGCGCGCCGCACGCTCGACGAGGAGCTCGACGCGCAGGGGATCGTCGGCATCAGCGGCGTCGACACCCGCGCCCTCACGCGGCACCTGCGCGAGCGGGGCGTCATGCGTGCGGGCGTGTTCTCGGGCGAGGTCCTGACGGGTCCCGACGGCGAGCGCCGCCCGGTCGACGAGCTGCTCGACGAGGTGCTCGCCGCCCCCGCGATGGCCGGCGCCGATCTCGCGGGCGAGGTGTCGACCGACGCGGCGTACGTCGTCGAGGCGCTCGGCCCCGACGGCGCCCCGCTCGACACGCCCGTCGCGACGGTCGCCGCGGTCGACCTCGGCATCAAGGCCATGACGCCGCAGCGGCTCGCCGAGCGCGGCGTGCGCGTGCACGTGCTGCCCGCGACGGCGACGATCGACGAGGTCCTCGCGACGCAGCCCGACGGCGTGTTCTTCTCCAACGGCCCCGGCGACCCGTCGGCGGCGACGCACGAGGTCGAGCTCCTGCGCGACGTGCTGGACCGCAGGATCCCGTTCTTCGGCATCTGCTACGGCAACCAGCTGCTCGGCCGCGCGCTCGGCTACGGCACCTACAAGCTCGGCTACGGCCACCGCGGCGTGAACCAGCCGGTCGTCGACCGGGCGACCGGCAAGGTCGAGATCACCGCGCACAACCACGGGTTCGCCGTGGACGCCCCGCTCGACGGCGAGTCCACCGCACCGCACGACGGCGGCCGCTACGGCCGGGTCGTGGTCAGCCACGTCGACCTCAACGACGACGTGGTCGAGGGCCTGCGCGCGCTCGACCTGCCGGCGTTCTCCGTCCAGTACCACCCGGAGGCGGCGGCGGGTCCCCACGACGCCGCCTACCTGTTCGACCGCTTCGTCGCGCTCATGACGGGCACCGACGACCCGACCACGAAGGGTGCCGCCTGATGCCCCGCCGCACCGACATCTCCAGCGTCCTGGTCATCGGGTCCGGCCCGATCGTCATCGGCCAGGCGTGCGAGTTCGACTACTCGGGGACGCAGGCGTGCCGCGTGCTCAAGGAGGAGGGCCTGCGGGTCGTCCTGGTCAACTCGAACCCCGCCACGATCATGACGGACCCCGAGTTCGCCGACGCGACCTACGTCGAGCCGATCACGACCGAGGTCCTCACGAGCATCATCGCCAAGGAGCGTCCCGACGCGATCCTGCCGACGCTGGGCGGCCAGACGGCCCTCAACGCGGCGATCGCGCTCGACGAGGCCGGCGTGCTCGAGAAGTACGACGTCGAGCTCATCGGCGCGAACATCCCCGCGATCCAGAAGGGCGAGGACCGCGAGCAGTTCAAGCAGGTCGTCGAGGTCTGCGGCGGGGAGTCCGCGCGGTCCGCGATCGTGCACACGATCGAGGACGCGCTGACCGCGGTCGAGGACCTGGGCTACCCGGTCGTCGTGCGGCCGTCGTTCACGATGGGCGGCCTCGGCTCGGGCATCGCGTACGACGAGGACGACCTGCGCCGCATCGTCGGCCAGGGCCTGCACTACTCGCCGACCACCGAGGTGCTCCTGGAGGAGTCGATCCTCGGCTGGAAGGAGTACGAGCTCGAGCTCATGCGCGACAAGCACGACAACGTCGTGGTCGTCTGCTCGATCGAGAACGTCGACCCGGTCGGCGTGCACACCGGCGACTCGGTGACGGTCGCGCCCGCGCTCACGCTGACCGACCGCGAGTACCAGAAGCTGCGCGACATCGGCATCGCGGTCATCCGCGAGGTCGGCGTCGACACCGGCGGCTGCAACATCCAGTTCGCCGTCGAGCCCACGACGGGCCGCGTCGTCGTCATCGAGATGAACCCGCGTGTGTCGCGGTCGTCGGCGCTCGCGTCGAAGGCCACGGGCTTCCCGATCGCGAAGATCGCCGCGAAGCTCGCGGTCGGCTACACGCTCGACGAGATCCCGAACGACATCACGGGCTCGACGCCCGCGTCGTTCGAGCCGACGCTCGACTACGTCGTCGTCAAGGTGCCGCGGTTCGCGTTCGAGAAGTTCCCGGCCGCCGACCCGACGCTCACGACGACCATGAAGTCCGTCGGCGAGGCCATGGCGCTCGGCCGCAACTTCACCGAGGCGCTCGGCAAGGCGATGCGGTCCATCGACAAGAAGGGCTCGGTCTTCCACTGGGAGGGCCGGCCGTCCGTGGGGGAGGAGCTCGACGCCCTGCTGGGGACGATCGGCCGGCCCACCGAGGGGCGCCTGATCGACGTGCAGCAGGTGCTGCGTGCCGGTGTCGACGTGGACGAGGTGTACGCCCGCACGGGCATCGACCCGTGGTTCCTCGACCAGGTCCAGCTGATCAACGAGGTCGCCGCCGAGACCGCCGCCGCCCCGGCGCTGACCCGCGAGGTCCTCGCGCACGCCAAGCGCCACGGCCTGTCGGACGCGCAGATCGCGCAGCTGCGCGGCACGACCGAGGACGCCGTGCGCGGCGCCCGGCACGCGGTCGGCCTGCGGCCCGTCTACAAGACGGTCGACACGTGCGCCGCGGAGTTCGCGGCCCTCACGCCGTACCACTACTCGGCCTACGACGAGGAGACCGAGGTCCGGCCGCGCGAGCGTCCCGCGATCCTCATCCTCGGCTCGGGCCCGAACCGCATCGGCCAGGGCATCGAGTTCGACTACTCGTGCGTGCACGCGGCGCTCGCCCTCAAGGGCGAGTTCGAGACCGTCATGGTCAACTGCAACCCCGAGACCGTCTCGACGGACTACGACACGTCCGACCGTCTCTACTTCGAGCCGCTCACGTTCGAGGACGTCCTCGAGGTCTACCACGCGGAGCTCGCCGCCGGCCCGGTCGCGGGTCTCATCGTGACGCTCGGCGGCCAGACCCCGCTGTCGCTCGCGCAGCGCCTCGCGGACGCCGGTCTGCCGATCCTCGGCACGCCCCCGGCGGCGATCGACGCCGCGGAGGACCGCGGCGAGTTCGGCAAGGTGCTCGAGGCCGCGGGCCTGCCCGCGCCGGCGTTCGGCACCGCGACGACGCTCGCCGGTGCGCGCGAGACCGCGCGCCGCATCGGGTTCCCGGTGCTCGTGCGCCCGTCGTACGTCCTGGGCGGCCGCGGCATGGAGATCGTCTACGACGAGCACCAGCTCGCCGAGTACGTGCAGCGTGCGCTCGACAACGCCGCCGACGGCGGCCGCGCGGGGACGCTCCCGCCGCTGCTCATCGACCGGTTCCTCGACGACGCGATCGAGATCGACGTCGACGCGCTGTTCGACGGCGAGGAGCTGTTCCTCGGCGGCGTCATGGAGCACATCGAGGAGGCCGGCATCCACTCCGGCGACTCGGCGTGCGCCCTGCCGCCCGTGACGCTGTCGACCTCGGAGCTCGAGCGCATCCGCCTGTCCACCGAGGCGATCGCGCGCGGCGTCGGCGTCCGCGGGCTGCTCAACATCCAGTTCGCGCTCGTCTCCGACGTGCTCTACGTCCTCGAGGCCAACCCGCGGGCGTCGCGCACGGTGCCGTTCGTGTCGAAGGCGACGGGCGTGTCGCTCGCCAAGGCCGCGGCGCTCGTCATGGCGGGCCGCTCGATCGCCGACCTGCGCGCGGCCGGCCTGCTGCCCGCGCAGGACGCGAGCGTGCTCGACCTCGACTCGCCGGTCGCCGTCAAGGAGGCCGTGCTGCCCTTCAAGCGGTTCCGCACCGCCGAGGGCGTGGTCGTCGACACCGTGCTCGGGCCGGAGATGCGCTCGACGGGTGAGGTCATGGGCTTCGACGTCGACTTCCCGACGGCGTTCGCGAAGTCGCAGGACGCGGCGTTCGGCGGGCTGCCCACGGGCGGGACGGCGTTCATCTCGGTCGCGGACCGGGACAAGCGCTCGATCGTCTTCCCCGTGAAGCGGCTCGCGGAGCTCGGCTTCGAGATCCTCGCGACCGAGGGCACCGCGGCGGTCCTGCACCGCAGCGGCATCCGGTCGCGCGTCGTGCGCAAGTACTCGTCGGGCCGGGGCGCCGACGGTGAGCCGACGATCGTCGACCTCATCACGGCGGGCGACGTCGACATCGTCGTCAACACCCCCTCGGGCCAGGGCGCGCGCGCCGACGGCTACGAGATCCGCGCCGCGACGACGGCCGCCGACAAGGCGATCGTCACGACGGTCCAGCAGCTCGGCGCCGCCGTGCAGGCCATCGAGGCGGCCCAGGCCGGGCCGTTCGCGGTGACGAGCCT
The sequence above is a segment of the Cellulomonas fimi genome. Coding sequences within it:
- the pyrR gene encoding bifunctional pyr operon transcriptional regulator/uracil phosphoribosyltransferase PyrR; amino-acid sequence: MSTGTPASSGSLEHANVVLGAPEIGRALTRIAHEILERNKGGDDVVLLGIPTRGLPLARRLAQRLADVEPGLDPAALAGSLDVTMYRDDLAHQPTRTIGATDIPGGGLDGRVVVLVDDVLYSGRTIRAALDAISDLGRPRAVQLAALVDRGHRELPIRADYVGKNLPTSTTERVRVLLEETDGRDAVVIDGGTR
- the legP gene encoding Dot/Icm T4SS effector Zinc-dependent metalloprotease LegP, which produces MATKSSSGSGGGGRRRSEPTAGTPDRPEERSSVDTGTTVISGVGFAEKEVTYAKVGDLAIFEGDIVLGRHADLDAARARGDDVSFGVAITGSRYRWPNATVPYEIDPALPDQHRVTDAIAHWEQHTPLRFVERTAANAGTYPNYVRFLDGGGCWSAVGMVGGRQDLSLGSGCTTGNAIHEIGHAIGLWHEQSREDRDSFVTVVLANVDPGYVHNFDQHITDGDDIGDYDYGSIMHYPATAFSTNGQPTIVPVQAGVAIGQRLRLSDGDIAAARTLYPPAPQPNVKKLTDDPVGFKKPLDDQSGFKKLRDDHKPFVDPPKHLLDPKQLLDPKHVFDPPKQVVDPPKQLTDPPKQLVDPPKNAFDPPGGLGGGIPPVVPPGGGLPFALATPHHAASAAAYEPAAPADPTAALLAAAAQAAEVASQALAQVAAALRALGGGQPGPGA
- a CDS encoding aspartate carbamoyltransferase catalytic subunit, whose amino-acid sequence is MRHLLSASDLDVRDAVRILDTAGQMAATQAREIKKLPTLRGRTVVNLFFEDSTRTRISFETAAKRLSADVINFSAKGSSVSKGESLKDTALTLQAMGADAVVIRHQASGAPHTLAHAGWTSGAVVNAGDGTHQHPTQALLDAYTLRRHLVGDGGRSDASGQDLAGLRVAIVGDVLHSRVARSNVQLLHTLGAHVTLVAPPTLVPVGVEAWPARVSYHLDEVIADDKPDAVMMLRVQRERMSSAGGGFFPSPLEYTRGYGLDARRIAALPEHAIVMHPGPMNRGLEISADAADSPRAVIVEQVANGVAVRMAVLYLLLAGESPAPTTKVDA
- the carA gene encoding glutamine-hydrolyzing carbamoyl-phosphate synthase small subunit yields the protein MTDAVLVLEDGRTFAGQAYGATGRTLGEIVFNTGMTGYQETLTDPSYHRQIVVMTAPHIGNTGVNDEDPESGRIWVAGYVVRDPARRSSSWRARRTLDEELDAQGIVGISGVDTRALTRHLRERGVMRAGVFSGEVLTGPDGERRPVDELLDEVLAAPAMAGADLAGEVSTDAAYVVEALGPDGAPLDTPVATVAAVDLGIKAMTPQRLAERGVRVHVLPATATIDEVLATQPDGVFFSNGPGDPSAATHEVELLRDVLDRRIPFFGICYGNQLLGRALGYGTYKLGYGHRGVNQPVVDRATGKVEITAHNHGFAVDAPLDGESTAPHDGGRYGRVVVSHVDLNDDVVEGLRALDLPAFSVQYHPEAAAGPHDAAYLFDRFVALMTGTDDPTTKGAA
- a CDS encoding dihydroorotase; this encodes MNPRYLLTSVAPLGADPVDVLLADGVVAAIGADARAQAGDDAVEIDGAGLVLLPGLVDLHTHLREPGREDAETIRTGTRAAALGGFTAVHAMANTSPTQDTAGVVEQVWRLGREAGWVDVHPVGAVTVGLAGEQLAELGAMAQSEAAVRVFSDDGKCVHDPVLMRRALEYVKAFDGVVAQHAQEPRLTENAQMNEGVVSAELGLTGWPSVAEEAIIARDVLLAEHVGSRLHVCHLSTAGSVEIVRWAKSRGIDVTAEVTPHHLVLTDDLARGYDPVFKVNPPLRTEADVEAVRAGLADGTIDIVATDHAPHTREDKDCEWAAAAFGMTGLETALSVVQQTMVDTGRLTWADVARVLSTAPARIGRVTDHGRPIEVGEPANLVLWDPAARRTVDPGEQATKAVNSPFRGRELPGCTVATFLRGRATVLDGAPCDEDVVR
- a CDS encoding MFS transporter — its product is MTTTSPAAHVPRRTVVGYAAGSVGTGGFGTLPGLVLAYYLTDTLGVAAGLASLVVTVPKLWDVVIDPFVGARSDASAARHGSRRRYLCAGALTLPPLFAAVFAAPAALAGVPAAAWVVVWFVAAATAFSLFQVPYIALPAEIASTSAERTRLLAPRIAVLAVAILAFGAGGPLVRDAAGGGRTGYLVMGVVCGAVLGLGMLGAWWGAPRRAAVAAPDGGLPVAPRPRVRGDALRLGLGALREVPAFRWLLATFVLQALATGAMLACAPYVATYVLGSEGAVTVLFAALVAPALLVMPFATRVARRLGKRGGYAAASALFVLATLALLPMRWAPGPWVYALVAVAGVAYAGMQLFPLAMLPDVAAVDARERGTDRAGVLGGVWTAAETAGLALGPTLVLAVLALTGFVSREGGALVDQPAAAVTGIALAFSLLPAALTAASVVTLGRYRLTEADVDAPTSGAVA
- a CDS encoding pyridoxal phosphate-dependent decarboxylase family protein, producing MSAPWAARPGDDVLADLADLRRADPPTHGGRVLSYVYDSGRADLDDVAARAVTLFLPVNGLDPTTFTSVAALESRLVARARDVLHGGPDTVGSVTTGGTESCLLAVKSARDTWRAADPSRAHARPTLVLPTTAHPAFHKAAAYLDLDVVAVPVDPDRGTPDAAAVLAALDERTALVVVSAPSYPFGVVDPVAEVAAGAAARGVACHVDACIGGWVLPWWGHDVPAWDLAVDGVTSISADLHKYGFAPKGASVVLYRDPARHRAQHFATTAWPGYPVVNPTVLGSRSAGGLAAAWAVLETLGHDGIATLVARTRDATAHLHDAATATRGLRVVGRPTGPLLALATDDTAPAADRVDPFHLVDALRHRGWLAQAQPALTQPDGTVLPRTAHLTITPVTQHVADDLAAALDDAATAVRGRAPATPDPALAQRVLTDGLPPDLAGVMATLEALPPDVVRPLLVEVLARAVAPRL